In a genomic window of Variovorax paradoxus:
- a CDS encoding DUF4124 domain-containing protein: MPHRIAIAALFICMASGAAAQVHRCVDAAGKTSFSDQPCPTGSKSAVRVLGANATDRRWENEVYGRERNMRSIENASRSIQEPTSDGMVGGPAMMGAPTQRGQLEPMHPPSVAVDAEGCDTVSPRRGCYGGERNRNPNWSARRGYYGGGGPADQQYEREQQERAASAPGPLVGCDASGCWGSQNGVRYNRVAGGNLQGTDGRFCVRGAGNTFSC; the protein is encoded by the coding sequence ATGCCCCATCGGATCGCCATCGCCGCTCTCTTTATCTGCATGGCTTCAGGTGCTGCGGCTCAAGTCCATCGATGTGTGGACGCGGCCGGGAAAACGTCCTTTAGCGATCAGCCCTGCCCCACCGGTTCAAAGAGTGCTGTCCGCGTGCTCGGCGCTAACGCTACCGACCGCCGATGGGAGAACGAGGTCTATGGGCGTGAGCGGAACATGCGGAGCATCGAGAACGCCTCTCGGAGCATTCAGGAGCCAACGAGCGATGGGATGGTAGGCGGCCCGGCCATGATGGGCGCGCCAACTCAGCGCGGCCAGCTCGAGCCGATGCACCCACCGAGCGTTGCAGTGGACGCCGAGGGCTGCGACACCGTCTCTCCTCGTCGCGGCTGCTACGGCGGGGAGAGAAACCGCAACCCCAACTGGTCCGCGCGACGCGGCTACTACGGCGGTGGCGGGCCGGCGGATCAGCAATACGAGCGCGAGCAACAGGAGCGCGCAGCATCGGCGCCGGGCCCGCTGGTAGGGTGCGATGCCTCCGGCTGCTGGGGAAGCCAGAACGGAGTCCGCTACAACCGGGTCGCAGGCGGCAACCTCCAAGGCACTGACGGCCGCTTCTGCGTGCGCGGCGCCGGCAACACCTTCAGCTGCTAG
- a CDS encoding LexA family transcriptional regulator: MDEMTKHRKRRLRALIDAAPYNGSQLEFSRAANLSEGRISQLLDSRLAFGERSARKIELELRLPDRYFETGFDDRGPLDDEEEEFVQVRRADVKFSNGTGQIVYHVEDKPPLSFRADFLRKLGIPAGRAVVVEAVGNSNEDKIRDGAVVLVNTSDNSNLNGRFFAFRVDGELLIKRLTKMPGVGVVATAENSNFSPKVKIYAEAEELDFEVLGHAVWTGTLL; this comes from the coding sequence ATGGACGAGATGACCAAGCACCGGAAGCGCCGACTGCGAGCGCTGATTGACGCTGCGCCGTACAACGGCAGCCAGCTCGAGTTCTCTCGCGCGGCAAACCTTTCTGAAGGCCGAATCTCCCAGCTGCTCGATTCCCGTCTTGCCTTTGGGGAACGTTCGGCGCGCAAGATCGAACTCGAACTCCGCCTTCCCGATCGGTACTTCGAAACCGGCTTCGATGATCGAGGGCCGCTTGACGATGAAGAAGAGGAGTTCGTGCAGGTCCGCCGCGCGGACGTGAAGTTCTCGAACGGCACCGGCCAGATCGTCTATCACGTTGAGGACAAGCCGCCGCTGTCTTTTCGAGCAGACTTTCTTCGAAAGTTGGGCATCCCCGCGGGGCGCGCCGTGGTCGTGGAAGCCGTCGGCAATAGCAACGAAGACAAGATCCGTGACGGAGCTGTCGTACTTGTCAACACCTCCGACAACAGCAACCTCAACGGTCGATTCTTTGCGTTTCGAGTGGACGGCGAGTTGCTGATCAAGCGGCTCACGAAGATGCCTGGCGTTGGGGTCGTGGCGACCGCAGAGAATTCCAATTTCAGCCCGAAGGTCAAGATCTACGCCGAAGCCGAGGAACTCGATTTCGAGGTGCTTGGGCACGCGGTCTGGACGGGCACCCTTCTCTAG
- a CDS encoding helix-turn-helix domain-containing protein, which produces MAESKVPNLKSMRNARQLTQGQLAAAVGVNTRTVLRWENGDGEPGVSELSALAKFFSVSVDQLVSDLLVLAPTELAPTIKNLSDRDLDMWVAKSLGQRVRFVDVGLVYYEDGHGERPVPRFSTEWEHGGPLLEHNRIHLMPVTAGGMFDGAHLDRAGWLARCGDHAITAWGTTALEAGMRALVSVTLGRRARSSI; this is translated from the coding sequence ATGGCCGAATCTAAAGTCCCGAACCTCAAGAGCATGCGCAATGCTCGCCAGTTAACGCAAGGTCAGTTGGCCGCGGCCGTCGGCGTCAATACTCGCACCGTCCTTCGATGGGAAAACGGCGACGGAGAACCTGGCGTTTCAGAGCTTTCCGCGCTTGCCAAGTTCTTCAGCGTTTCCGTAGATCAACTCGTCAGTGACTTGTTGGTCTTGGCCCCGACGGAGCTCGCCCCCACGATCAAGAACCTGAGCGACCGCGACCTCGACATGTGGGTCGCCAAATCGCTCGGGCAACGCGTCCGATTCGTTGATGTGGGTCTTGTTTACTACGAAGATGGCCACGGGGAGCGCCCTGTCCCGCGCTTCAGCACTGAGTGGGAGCATGGCGGCCCCCTGCTCGAGCACAACCGAATACACCTCATGCCCGTTACGGCCGGTGGCATGTTCGATGGCGCCCATCTCGATCGCGCCGGCTGGCTTGCCCGCTGCGGCGACCACGCCATAACCGCGTGGGGCACTACCGCGCTGGAAGCAGGTATGCGGGCGCTTGTGTCTGTAACGCTGGGTCGTCGCGCACGGTCGTCCATTTGA
- a CDS encoding XRE family transcriptional regulator, whose amino-acid sequence MEQLQLALLGRLDAPSVVDPRLIAKCTTYRDAVKLCWELRRVRNMTKSQLAERAGLYAPHVTTYLRDSKRQRDLPGWAVRGFEWACGNTAISQWHNVGAKLAVVEEMSFLRAAA is encoded by the coding sequence ATGGAACAGCTGCAGCTCGCGCTGCTGGGGAGGCTCGACGCGCCAAGCGTCGTGGACCCGAGATTGATCGCCAAATGCACCACCTACCGCGACGCGGTGAAGCTCTGCTGGGAGTTGCGCCGTGTGCGCAACATGACGAAGTCGCAGCTCGCCGAGCGCGCCGGCCTCTACGCGCCGCACGTCACCACCTACCTGCGCGACAGCAAGCGCCAGCGCGATCTGCCCGGCTGGGCCGTGCGCGGCTTCGAGTGGGCCTGCGGCAATACCGCCATCTCCCAGTGGCACAACGTCGGCGCGAAGCTGGCGGTGGTCGAGGAGATGTCCTTCCTGCGGGCCGCGGCATGA